A portion of the Canis lupus baileyi chromosome 6, mCanLup2.hap1, whole genome shotgun sequence genome contains these proteins:
- the LOC140635422 gene encoding SLAM family member 8-like isoform X1, which translates to MGSCSGDPHLGGASWLLGLTLLLLSVCSTGTQRSAAHGSGVEDSGNPVSLKGMQGASVLFQVLRNPDLPAGVELEKMTWGISSGANYTILLQVSPGARDPEWVNFQDKFQKRVRVLNITTLRMNNLTPEDTGLYRARGFYSRGRQYDQDFHLTVYEPLPLPQIRTTNLSITPGWCNITVQCDTPGTREDLTMSWRSRGLPRELEQGGAPGPAPNPWTLALSLPLTQPSASLTCVLSNQGDQKTATLDLGDICGHDPQGQADASQLPTILRVVVVLLLILGAGLFLWRTRVKKSLEPGRGRLHFSSPGPHTSLPWTLGSLPPAFTAQGMSLQEAGGGGHNLGVMEGRG; encoded by the exons ATGGGCTCCTGCTCAGGGGACCCCCACCTGGGCGGGGCCTCCTGGCTCCTGGgactcaccctcctcctcctca GCGTCTGCAGCACTGGCACCCAGCGTTCTGCAGCCCATGGTTCTGGAGTTGAGGATTCTGGAAACCCTGTTTCTCTGAAGGGGATGCAAGGAGCTTCTGTGTTGTTTCAAGTGCTCAGAAACCCAGACTTGCCTGCAGGAGTCGAGCTGGAGAAGATGACCTGGGGGATCTCCTCCGGGGCAAACTACACAATCCTGCTGCAGGTCTCCCCTGGGGCACGCGATCCAGAATGGGTCAACTTCCAGGACAAGTTCCAGAAGAGGGTCCGTGTGCTCAACATTACGACCCTGAGGATGAACAACCTGACCCCGGAGGACACTGGGCTGTACCGGGCTCGGGGCTTCTACTCCAGAGGAAGACAATACGACCAGGATTTCCACCTGACTGTGTATG agcccctgccccttccccagatCCGGACCACGAATCTGTCCATCACCCCAGGCTGGTGCAACATCACCGTGCAGTGTGACACCCCGGGAACCAGGGAGGACCTGACCATGTCCTGGAGGAGCAGGGGACTCCCCAGGGAGCTGGAACAGGGAGGGGCCCCAGGACCAGCCCCCAACCCCTGGACCCTGGCTCTGAGCCTGCCCCTGACCCAGCCCAGCGCCAGCCTCACCTGTGTGCTCAGCAACCAGGGGGACCAGAAAACTGCCACCTTGGACCTTGGGGACATCTGTGGCCACG ATCCACAGGGACAGGCTGATGCCTCCCAACTACCCACCATCCTGCGGGTTGTTGTGGTCCTGCTGCTGATCCTGGGAGCTGGACTGTTCCTCTGGAGGACACGAGTGAAGaagagcctggagcctgggagaggcaggttGCACTTCTCCTCCCCGGGCCCACACACCTCCCTCCCCTGGACCCTGggctcccttcctcctgcctttaCTGCTCAGGGGATGTCCCTGCAGGAGGCTGGTGGGGGAGGCCATAACCTTGGGGtcatggaggggaggggatag
- the LOC140635422 gene encoding SLAM family member 8-like isoform X2, with amino-acid sequence MQGASVLFQVLRNPDLPAGVELEKMTWGISSGANYTILLQVSPGARDPEWVNFQDKFQKRVRVLNITTLRMNNLTPEDTGLYRARGFYSRGRQYDQDFHLTVYEPLPLPQIRTTNLSITPGWCNITVQCDTPGTREDLTMSWRSRGLPRELEQGGAPGPAPNPWTLALSLPLTQPSASLTCVLSNQGDQKTATLDLGDICGHDPQGQADASQLPTILRVVVVLLLILGAGLFLWRTRVKKSLEPGRGRLHFSSPGPHTSLPWTLGSLPPAFTAQGMSLQEAGGGGHNLGVMEGRG; translated from the exons ATGCAAGGAGCTTCTGTGTTGTTTCAAGTGCTCAGAAACCCAGACTTGCCTGCAGGAGTCGAGCTGGAGAAGATGACCTGGGGGATCTCCTCCGGGGCAAACTACACAATCCTGCTGCAGGTCTCCCCTGGGGCACGCGATCCAGAATGGGTCAACTTCCAGGACAAGTTCCAGAAGAGGGTCCGTGTGCTCAACATTACGACCCTGAGGATGAACAACCTGACCCCGGAGGACACTGGGCTGTACCGGGCTCGGGGCTTCTACTCCAGAGGAAGACAATACGACCAGGATTTCCACCTGACTGTGTATG agcccctgccccttccccagatCCGGACCACGAATCTGTCCATCACCCCAGGCTGGTGCAACATCACCGTGCAGTGTGACACCCCGGGAACCAGGGAGGACCTGACCATGTCCTGGAGGAGCAGGGGACTCCCCAGGGAGCTGGAACAGGGAGGGGCCCCAGGACCAGCCCCCAACCCCTGGACCCTGGCTCTGAGCCTGCCCCTGACCCAGCCCAGCGCCAGCCTCACCTGTGTGCTCAGCAACCAGGGGGACCAGAAAACTGCCACCTTGGACCTTGGGGACATCTGTGGCCACG ATCCACAGGGACAGGCTGATGCCTCCCAACTACCCACCATCCTGCGGGTTGTTGTGGTCCTGCTGCTGATCCTGGGAGCTGGACTGTTCCTCTGGAGGACACGAGTGAAGaagagcctggagcctgggagaggcaggttGCACTTCTCCTCCCCGGGCCCACACACCTCCCTCCCCTGGACCCTGggctcccttcctcctgcctttaCTGCTCAGGGGATGTCCCTGCAGGAGGCTGGTGGGGGAGGCCATAACCTTGGGGtcatggaggggaggggatag